A window of the Cystobacter fuscus genome harbors these coding sequences:
- a CDS encoding PaaI family thioesterase gives MSPTSPESLQERFAPHLACFGCGPANSQGLRIRSIVEGDRVVADWTPAEHHQAFPGVVSGGIIGTLLDCHCNWTAAHTLMKDRGLDTPPCTVTAEYSIQLKRPTPLGPLRLEARPVSQEGDKVVVEGTLTAGGKVCATCRGTFVAVKPGHPAYHRW, from the coding sequence ATGTCCCCGACCTCCCCCGAGAGCCTCCAGGAACGCTTCGCTCCCCATCTGGCCTGCTTTGGTTGCGGCCCCGCCAATTCTCAAGGTCTGCGAATCCGCAGCATCGTGGAGGGGGATCGGGTCGTCGCCGACTGGACCCCCGCCGAGCACCACCAGGCCTTCCCCGGCGTGGTGAGCGGCGGAATCATCGGCACGCTGCTCGACTGTCACTGCAACTGGACGGCGGCCCACACGTTGATGAAGGACCGGGGCCTGGACACGCCGCCCTGTACCGTCACCGCCGAGTACTCCATCCAGCTCAAGCGCCCCACGCCCCTGGGGCCCCTGCGCCTCGAGGCCCGCCCCGTGTCCCAGGAGGGGGACAAGGTCGTCGTCGAGGGCACCCTCACCGCCGGGGGCAAGGTGTGCGCGACGTGCCGGGGCACCTTCGTCGCGGTGAAGCCGGGCCACCCCGCGTACCACCGCTGGTAG
- a CDS encoding NADH-quinone oxidoreductase subunit B, with protein MAESDIAPVLTTRRDEAMGFIERMVSKGLGWARKYSLFTYPYATACCGMEFMSVSSARHDIARFGAEFPRFSPRQADMLMVIGTINMKQAPILKRVYEQMCEPKWVVAFGVCASSGGFYDNYAVLQGIDRIIPVDVYIPGCPPRPEQVLDGLKLLQDKIANQTHRVGHRGTAPHDLMAQNYSLTK; from the coding sequence ATGGCTGAATCCGATATCGCACCCGTATTGACCACCCGCCGGGACGAAGCCATGGGCTTCATCGAGCGGATGGTGTCCAAGGGCCTGGGCTGGGCGCGCAAATACTCGCTCTTCACCTACCCGTACGCCACCGCATGCTGCGGCATGGAGTTCATGTCGGTCTCCTCCGCCCGGCACGACATCGCCCGCTTCGGCGCCGAGTTCCCCCGCTTCTCGCCGCGGCAGGCGGACATGCTGATGGTCATCGGCACCATCAACATGAAGCAGGCGCCCATCCTCAAGCGCGTGTACGAGCAGATGTGCGAGCCCAAGTGGGTCGTCGCCTTCGGCGTGTGCGCCTCGTCGGGCGGCTTCTACGACAACTACGCGGTGCTCCAGGGCATCGATCGCATCATCCCGGTGGACGTCTACATCCCCGGCTGCCCGCCGCGTCCCGAGCAGGTGCTCGACGGCCTGAAGCTCTTGCAGGACAAGATCGCCAACCAGACGCACCGCGTGGGCCACCGCGGCACCGCGCCGCACGATCTGATGGCCCAGAACTACTCGCTGACCAAGTAG
- a CDS encoding NADH-quinone oxidoreductase subunit A has translation MTPAIDPNNPLSSYLPLALVLLLAGVLALVIVKLAALAGPKRPSSIKSAPFEAGSASSGTARQRFAVKFYVVALLFIVFDVEAVFLYPWAVNFQALGWFGYAEMVVFAATVVVGLIYVWKKGALEWEH, from the coding sequence ATGACCCCCGCGATTGATCCGAACAATCCCCTGAGCTCCTACCTGCCGCTGGCGCTCGTGTTGCTGCTGGCGGGCGTGCTGGCGCTCGTCATCGTGAAACTGGCGGCCCTCGCGGGCCCCAAGCGGCCAAGCTCCATCAAGTCCGCCCCCTTCGAGGCCGGCTCGGCGAGCAGCGGAACGGCGCGCCAGCGCTTCGCGGTGAAGTTCTACGTGGTGGCGCTGCTGTTCATCGTGTTCGACGTCGAGGCGGTCTTCCTGTATCCCTGGGCGGTGAACTTCCAGGCGCTCGGCTGGTTCGGCTACGCGGAGATGGTGGTTTTCGCGGCGACCGTCGTGGTGGGCCTTATCTACGTCTGGAAGAAGGGCGCTCTGGAGTGGGAGCACTGA
- a CDS encoding methyl-accepting chemotaxis protein, which translates to MWGRLSLRWQVAFAVLVPSLAVAVFNGFYFPEQQREQGLRRLEEQAHAVGRLAAEDVSFLLEESGARGMSPPPPVLERVKSRVFDRVEQTSRTGAVSFQAMLTPESEVLAERGNLPSARTLKGLSTVKEGDCAEKRLAAGPMAFCGLPGGYVYVVGLNAAAVMQEARAMRWSSFFVYLGAMLTGLFIAFFIGRAIAEPVTRMTQAAREVAQGDMSQSEVDVASAGEVRMMAHSFNEMLGTLRGTVSELLTRLEQLSSASRGLSGASADQEHVISQQAAYAQQIAATFEELSRTAEQISSSTEVVESSARRTHEAVAEAMAVVAQVVAGINDIRMESKGVADAIVGLNQDLQQVSKIAQVINQVAERSDLLALNAALEGTKAGEVGRGFSLVAAEMRKLAESVSASARDIGRIVEKVQDSGNEAATKARVGMATSDRGVEVAEQASAVFQRIVELARGTSEAARQITIATRQQRQSSEQAVQGARNVADLVKQGVDATGRTTRIAQDLQSVADSLSVLTSKFKVARDR; encoded by the coding sequence ATGTGGGGTCGGCTTAGTCTACGCTGGCAGGTGGCATTCGCGGTGCTGGTCCCCAGCCTCGCCGTGGCCGTGTTCAACGGCTTCTACTTTCCCGAGCAGCAGCGTGAGCAGGGGCTGCGGCGGCTCGAGGAACAGGCGCACGCGGTGGGCAGGCTCGCCGCGGAGGACGTCTCCTTCTTGTTGGAGGAGAGCGGGGCGCGTGGGATGAGCCCTCCTCCGCCCGTCCTCGAGCGCGTGAAGTCGCGGGTCTTCGATCGCGTGGAGCAGACGAGCCGGACGGGCGCCGTGTCCTTCCAGGCGATGCTCACGCCCGAGAGCGAGGTGCTGGCCGAGCGGGGCAACCTGCCGTCCGCGCGGACCTTGAAGGGCCTCTCCACCGTGAAGGAGGGGGACTGCGCGGAGAAGCGGCTGGCGGCGGGCCCCATGGCGTTCTGCGGGCTGCCCGGCGGCTACGTGTACGTGGTGGGCCTCAACGCGGCCGCGGTGATGCAGGAGGCGCGCGCCATGCGCTGGTCCAGCTTCTTCGTGTACCTGGGCGCCATGCTCACTGGCCTCTTCATCGCCTTCTTCATCGGGCGGGCCATCGCCGAGCCGGTGACGCGCATGACCCAGGCGGCGCGCGAGGTGGCCCAGGGCGACATGTCGCAGAGCGAGGTGGACGTGGCCTCGGCGGGCGAGGTGCGCATGATGGCGCACTCCTTCAACGAGATGCTCGGCACGCTGCGCGGCACGGTGTCCGAGCTGCTCACGCGCCTGGAGCAGCTCTCCAGCGCCTCGCGGGGCCTGTCGGGCGCGTCCGCGGATCAGGAGCACGTCATCAGCCAGCAGGCGGCGTACGCCCAGCAGATCGCCGCGACCTTCGAGGAGCTGAGCCGCACCGCGGAGCAGATCTCCAGCTCCACCGAGGTGGTGGAGTCCAGCGCGCGGCGCACGCACGAGGCGGTGGCCGAGGCCATGGCGGTGGTGGCCCAGGTGGTCGCGGGCATCAACGACATCCGCATGGAGTCCAAGGGCGTGGCCGACGCCATCGTGGGCCTCAACCAGGATCTGCAGCAGGTGTCGAAGATCGCCCAGGTCATCAACCAGGTGGCGGAGCGCTCGGATCTGCTGGCGCTCAACGCGGCGCTGGAGGGCACCAAGGCGGGCGAGGTGGGCCGGGGCTTCTCGCTCGTGGCGGCGGAGATGCGCAAGCTCGCCGAGAGCGTGTCCGCGTCCGCGCGCGACATCGGGCGCATCGTGGAGAAGGTGCAGGACTCGGGCAACGAGGCGGCCACCAAGGCGCGCGTGGGCATGGCGACGAGCGACCGTGGCGTGGAGGTGGCCGAGCAGGCCTCGGCCGTGTTCCAGCGCATCGTCGAGCTGGCGCGCGGCACGAGCGAGGCGGCGCGGCAGATCACCATCGCCACGCGCCAGCAGCGCCAGTCCAGCGAGCAGGCCGTGCAGGGCGCGCGCAACGTGGCGGACCTGGTCAAACAGGGCGTGGACGCCACGGGGCGTACCACGCGCATCGCCCAGGATCTGCAGAGCGTGGCCGACAGCCTCAGCGTGCTCACCAGCAAGTTCAAGGTGGCACGCGATCGGTAG
- a CDS encoding cytochrome P450, with the protein MQMQTLSNMLERLPMKETHRLGIPILPGGLPLVGHAPFNLGDTLTFLRAAEAKVGPIFWMRSFGSEMQLVCMGEPGFELLKNRVTSSEFIREQAPEFIGDALLSQDGARHRNLRTPMSGPFTPRGLSSSGAATLSAEVIEASVASLPASRPFSLITETQKFALDIIFRVMGIDRSEIQEFNTNYREFTLGAFPLKLDLPYSPRWRARRGRAWLDARFSSLIAAARGRPEMPGTLSAMLAARDTEGQPLKEDDLISNLRLLALAGHETTASTMAWLGLVLAQRPDLWEKLREEATAAPGLPRSPEELKRHPFAEALFREVIRLYPPVSSTAREATEDLTLHGKLVPKGTMITVPLGTYGYDPANFPEPEKFDPSRWMGRRIPPSSIETAPFGGGPHFCLGYHLAWVEVVQFATAFARELSRRGVRPQLAPGVAPPKLRYLPFGQPPKKALIEFVPVV; encoded by the coding sequence ATGCAAATGCAGACCCTGAGCAACATGCTGGAGCGCCTGCCGATGAAGGAGACCCACCGCCTCGGCATTCCCATCCTCCCGGGTGGGCTGCCCCTGGTGGGACACGCGCCCTTCAACCTCGGCGACACCCTCACCTTCCTGCGCGCCGCCGAGGCCAAGGTGGGCCCCATCTTCTGGATGCGCTCCTTCGGCTCCGAGATGCAGTTGGTGTGCATGGGCGAGCCCGGCTTCGAGCTGCTCAAGAACCGGGTGACCAGCAGCGAGTTCATCCGCGAGCAGGCGCCCGAGTTCATCGGCGACGCGCTCCTGTCCCAGGATGGCGCCCGCCACCGCAACCTGCGCACGCCCATGAGCGGGCCCTTCACGCCCCGGGGGCTGTCGTCCAGTGGCGCCGCCACCCTGTCCGCCGAGGTCATCGAGGCGAGCGTGGCCAGCCTGCCCGCCTCGCGCCCCTTCTCCTTGATCACCGAGACCCAGAAGTTCGCCCTCGACATCATCTTCCGCGTCATGGGCATCGACCGCTCGGAGATCCAGGAGTTCAACACGAACTACCGCGAGTTCACCCTCGGGGCGTTCCCGCTGAAGCTCGACCTGCCCTACTCGCCGCGCTGGCGCGCCCGCCGGGGGCGTGCGTGGCTGGATGCGCGCTTCTCCAGCCTCATCGCGGCGGCGCGGGGCCGTCCGGAGATGCCGGGCACGCTCTCGGCGATGCTGGCGGCGCGCGACACGGAAGGCCAGCCGCTCAAGGAGGACGATCTCATCAGCAACCTGCGGCTGCTGGCCCTGGCGGGACACGAGACGACCGCGTCGACGATGGCGTGGCTGGGCCTCGTGCTCGCCCAGCGGCCCGACCTCTGGGAGAAGCTGCGCGAGGAGGCCACGGCGGCGCCGGGCCTGCCCCGCTCGCCCGAGGAGCTCAAGCGCCACCCCTTCGCCGAGGCGCTCTTCCGGGAAGTGATCCGGCTCTACCCGCCCGTGTCGTCCACGGCGCGCGAGGCGACCGAGGACCTGACGCTGCACGGCAAGCTCGTGCCCAAGGGCACGATGATCACCGTTCCGCTGGGCACCTACGGCTACGATCCGGCCAACTTCCCCGAGCCGGAGAAGTTCGATCCCTCGCGGTGGATGGGCCGGCGCATCCCGCCCTCCTCCATCGAGACGGCGCCCTTCGGCGGTGGCCCGCACTTCTGCCTGGGCTACCACCTGGCCTGGGTGGAGGTGGTGCAGTTCGCCACGGCGTTCGCGCGCGAGCTGTCGCGCCGTGGGGTGCGGCCACAGCTGGCGCCGGGAGTCGCGCCGCCCAAGCTGCGCTACCTGCCCTTCGGCCAGCCCCCCAAGAAGGCGCTGATCGAGTTCGTGCCCGTCGTCTGA
- a CDS encoding PHP domain-containing protein, with protein MIDLHSHTTASDGQHSPTGLLALAASAGVKALAVTDHDTVEGLAEAAEAARAHGVELVPGIELSAFVNKREVHILGHFVRPDFPELAAYASRLRVEREQRMVLMVERMQRLGFPIRMEEVRALAAGAQLGRPHLARVLVERGWCLDVKEAFDRFLGAGKAAWVERFKLDGAEAIQLVHRAGGTATLAHPGSSKIERYDILQLARAGLDGLEALHSDHNPSVQQRYVKYAKEFDLVPTGGSDFHGEQVTPGRRPGDSPTPPENFARLRARATSQSPHAS; from the coding sequence GTGATCGATCTGCATTCCCACACGACCGCGAGCGATGGCCAGCACTCGCCCACCGGGCTGCTGGCCCTGGCGGCGAGTGCCGGAGTGAAGGCGCTGGCGGTGACGGACCACGACACGGTGGAGGGGCTGGCGGAGGCGGCGGAGGCGGCGCGGGCGCACGGCGTGGAGCTGGTACCGGGCATCGAGCTGTCGGCGTTCGTGAACAAGCGCGAGGTGCACATCCTGGGACACTTCGTCCGGCCGGACTTCCCGGAGCTGGCCGCCTACGCGTCGCGGCTGCGGGTGGAGCGCGAGCAGCGCATGGTGCTCATGGTGGAGCGGATGCAACGGCTCGGGTTTCCCATCCGGATGGAGGAGGTGCGCGCCCTGGCGGCGGGAGCGCAGCTCGGCAGACCCCATCTGGCGCGGGTGTTGGTGGAGCGCGGGTGGTGCCTGGACGTGAAGGAGGCCTTCGACCGTTTCCTGGGGGCGGGAAAGGCGGCCTGGGTGGAGCGGTTCAAGCTGGACGGAGCGGAGGCCATCCAGCTCGTGCACCGCGCGGGGGGCACGGCCACACTGGCCCACCCCGGCAGCTCCAAGATTGAACGGTACGACATCCTACAGCTCGCGCGGGCGGGCCTGGATGGGCTGGAGGCGCTACATTCGGACCACAACCCGAGTGTGCAGCAGCGGTACGTGAAGTACGCGAAGGAGTTCGATCTGGTGCCCACGGGAGGCAGCGACTTCCACGGGGAACAGGTGACACCAGGCCGACGACCCGGAGACTCCCCCACTCCTCCCGAGAACTTCGCGAGACTGCGCGCCCGGGCCACGAGCCAGTCCCCACACGCGAGCTAG
- a CDS encoding deoxyhypusine synthase family protein produces MAKTPSNSKKNLRAHYSGARKADPRPITGKESPAELLAHAFSAYVGRQERTAFELMRRSMEVDASVFLTLSGAMTPAGLHQSCIIPLIEKGIISALTTTGANLYHDAHRIIGHAIREVNPNAGDLQYRLARIIRIYDLGFWEEALLDTDRLFSALLRRPEFQRKMTTPEFHYLLGKNIAAIEKQLGVKQPSLLSTCYKHAVPIFVGAVQDGSIFLNAVKLKRLLGAEFKFEIDINDDVYWMSAIQHYCRHHFSNKMAIWILGGGVPKNYTLQGEPLLDQILGVPTDGFDIDVQFCVDPVDNGALSSCPAGEGHTWGKVSMEAVEVGSMYVHTDVTAVFPWLTHALLSDTKMKRKPRRLMDVMQEAVAFLDRDVKKRHKSLLKTIEWSPDEAKPNPEEHETYVR; encoded by the coding sequence ATGGCCAAGACCCCCTCGAACTCGAAGAAGAATCTGCGCGCCCACTACTCGGGGGCACGCAAGGCCGACCCTCGCCCCATCACCGGCAAGGAGTCCCCCGCCGAGCTGCTCGCGCATGCCTTCTCGGCCTATGTGGGACGGCAGGAGCGCACCGCCTTCGAGCTGATGCGCCGCTCGATGGAAGTCGACGCCTCCGTCTTCCTCACCCTGTCGGGCGCGATGACGCCGGCGGGCCTGCACCAGAGCTGCATCATCCCGCTCATCGAGAAGGGCATCATCTCGGCGCTCACCACCACCGGCGCCAACCTCTACCACGACGCCCACCGCATCATCGGCCACGCCATCCGCGAGGTGAACCCCAACGCGGGGGATTTGCAGTACCGCCTGGCGCGCATCATCCGCATCTACGATCTGGGCTTCTGGGAGGAGGCACTGCTGGACACCGACCGGCTCTTCTCCGCGCTGCTGCGCCGCCCCGAGTTCCAGCGCAAGATGACCACGCCCGAGTTCCACTACCTGCTCGGCAAGAACATCGCCGCCATCGAGAAGCAGCTCGGCGTGAAGCAGCCCTCGCTCCTGTCCACCTGCTACAAGCACGCGGTGCCCATCTTCGTGGGCGCCGTGCAGGACGGCTCCATCTTCCTCAACGCCGTCAAGCTCAAGCGCCTGCTGGGCGCCGAGTTCAAGTTCGAGATCGACATCAACGACGACGTCTATTGGATGTCGGCGATCCAGCACTACTGCCGCCACCACTTCTCCAACAAGATGGCCATCTGGATCCTCGGTGGCGGCGTGCCCAAGAACTACACGCTGCAGGGCGAGCCGCTGTTGGATCAGATCCTCGGCGTGCCCACGGACGGCTTCGACATCGACGTGCAGTTCTGCGTGGACCCGGTGGACAACGGCGCGCTGTCCAGCTGCCCGGCGGGCGAGGGCCACACCTGGGGCAAGGTGTCCATGGAGGCCGTGGAGGTGGGCTCGATGTACGTCCACACCGACGTCACCGCCGTCTTCCCGTGGCTCACCCACGCGCTCTTGAGCGACACGAAGATGAAGCGCAAGCCGCGCCGGTTGATGGACGTGATGCAGGAGGCGGTGGCCTTCCTCGACCGGGACGTGAAGAAGCGCCACAAGTCCCTGCTCAAGACGATCGAGTGGAGCCCCGACGAGGCCAAACCCAACCCGGAGGAGCACGAGACGTACGTGCGCTAG
- a CDS encoding OsmC family protein, with protein sequence MSQPPSPTGVAMSVESSPGFHCKLEHGPSGSRITTEAPKDNGGTGMSFSPTDLVGAALASCVLTTMALAASRENIPLGDARARVEKRMTPPPRRIAELVLEVEMPAGLSAAHRTRLEEVAHGCPVSRSLHPDVKLPMSFRYPDAAR encoded by the coding sequence ATGAGCCAGCCCCCTTCCCCCACCGGCGTCGCGATGTCCGTCGAGTCCTCGCCGGGCTTCCACTGCAAGCTGGAGCACGGGCCGTCCGGCTCGCGCATCACCACCGAGGCCCCCAAGGACAACGGCGGCACGGGCATGTCCTTCTCTCCCACGGACCTGGTGGGCGCGGCGCTCGCCTCGTGCGTGCTCACCACCATGGCCCTGGCCGCCTCGCGCGAGAACATCCCCCTGGGGGATGCCCGCGCCCGGGTGGAGAAGCGCATGACGCCCCCGCCGCGCCGCATCGCCGAGCTGGTGCTGGAGGTGGAGATGCCCGCGGGCCTCTCCGCCGCGCACCGCACCCGCCTGGAGGAGGTGGCCCATGGTTGCCCGGTGTCGCGCAGCCTGCACCCGGACGTGAAGCTGCCCATGTCCTTCCGCTACCCGGACGCCGCCCGGTAG